Proteins from one Elgaria multicarinata webbii isolate HBS135686 ecotype San Diego chromosome 3, rElgMul1.1.pri, whole genome shotgun sequence genomic window:
- the C3H3orf49 gene encoding putative uncharacterized protein C3orf49 homolog, whose translation MPINLVKENTLMFQGQLPSDSESLEFHMGRKKSFMKQLRTTVKKMFPFYQKAKKKAKLHTDNLLKPVMPGADGTAMPKKHHALPRTIREFSSPKVFPKWKRRKIPQNASIQLDVNIVEEEHAQSINGMNTCMEARSMTKRISVVSLPPGIQKVSYLAKKKCFPVFKKKKKSMPSVWYHSHITLGKLQMEVDNLLDNISEKSIQLLALRSAELQHCESLGDKILQSSKQFQRVSLRTTKKHKLKNMCFPCRCCC comes from the exons ATGCCTATTAATTTAGTGAAAGAGAACACACTGATGTTTCAAGGACAATTACCAAGTGACTCTGAATCTCTTGAATTCCACATGGGCAGGAAAAAGAGCTTTATGAAACAGCTTAGGACAACTGTGAAGAAAATGTTCCCATTCTATCAAAAGGCAAAGAAGAAAGCCAAACTTCACACTGACAATCTTCTAAAGCCAGTAATGCCTGGGGCAGATGGGACAGCAATGCCTAAAAAGCACCATGCCCTTCCAAGGACTATTAGGGAATTCTCTTCTCCCAAAGTATTTCCTAAATGGAAAAGAAGGAAGATTCCTCAGAATG caTCAATTCAGCTGGATGTGAACATTGTGGAAGAAGAACATGCACAAAGCATAAATGGGATGAACACGTGTATGGAAGCAAGAAGCATGACAAAGCGCATCTCTGTGGTGTCCCTGCCGCCTGGGATCCAAAAG GTTTCATATTTGGCAAAAAAGAAATGCTTCCCAgtgttcaaaaagaagaagaaaagtatgCCGTCAGTGTGGTAccattcacacataacactaggGAAGCTTCAAATGGAG GTGGATAATCTCTTGGATAACATCAGTGAAAAATCCATACAACTGTTGGCTCTGAGAAGTGCAGAGCTGCAACACTGTGAGTCTTTGGGAGACAAGATACTCCAGTCTTCTAAGCAGTTTCAAAGAGTCTCCTTAAGGACAACAAAGAAACACAAACTGAAAAACATGTGCTTTCCTTGTAGATGTTGTTGCTAA